CCCACATCATTTCCCAATACGCATCATCACTTATATCCCATTCTTGTAAGTAAGATGTATGAAAATCATATATTTCTTCGTCTTCTTGTATGACAATTTTGGCTTCTTTTATATAATCATCTACCACATCATCTGAAACCTCTATTTGCATTTTTCGAGCCACCTGTTCTAACACTTTGTGTTCAATAACTCTATCTAATAGTTCCTTCTCTGAAATAGAACTTCCATTGATTTCATAAGTTTCTTTCATATTATCTATGGTATGTTTCTCAATAGGCTCACCATTGACTGTGGCAATAATTATTTCATCATTGAGATGTCCCATTAGATTAATTGAACCCCATACAAGAATGCATAAAATTGTTATAATAAAAACATTAAATTTAGTCTTTTTCATTATTATCTCCCCTGACATCATTAAGTAATACTTTTATTTTTTAAAGGCTTTTAACGTTCCTCTCCCTACAAAATATTCAGCACCTGAAAATAGCTGTACAGATTCTTTAGTCTGACTTACTTATGACAGTACCAATTTCGGTACATTTATTACGATTGCGGCAATACCCATAAAGATTAATACCCAGCTCCATTCCTTACCTTTTTTCTTAACATACAAACCACTCAACATCAACACGATCCCTATAAATAAATGGATAATCAAACTGAAAAACATCATACTACTAGTAACTCTTTAAAAACCAACCCCAACTTTCTTTCATTTCTCCTTCACCCTTTTTTATTTAATTTCTCCTATTAACCTGCCCAGTGCAGCTCCAAACCTAGTAGCTACACAGGTTATCAATGAAAGTATTAATTTTAAACCCTTGCTATATTCTTATTGACTTTTTCTAGCTGGTCTAAAAGAATATTGTCTTTGTAACATTACAATTCATCTCCTGTTAATAGGACATTCTTGTATAATCCGATCTTCTATTATATCAATTAATGCAAACTTATAATAGCCTAAATCAAAGCCATTCTCTATTGGCATTAATACTCCAATGGTTTTTTCATCTATCCACACAAAGTTATTCATTAAAATGCCCTGATCTTCTAAAACCGTTAATTCGTGTAAAATTTCTTCTCCTTCATATACAATAAAGCTACTGCTTTCAAATATATATTGAATGTCATATTCTACTCTTTCAAAATAAGGTTCATTAATATTGCTTGTAAATATGTTTTCAAGTTCAAATTCACTTCTAATATCTTCTGGTATGTCTTCTATTTTAAATTCTTCTACAGCATATGCCAAGAAAACCACCTCTTCATTTTTAAAATCTATAAAAAATATGTTAGCAGGTTCATTTTCTTCGTCATATAATGTAGACTTAATAGCATAATTGCCACTTTTACTTAGGTTCGTTATTGTATCCCAAAAACCGTCCTCAAATTTTAATGCTCGATCTATTTTATTCGTATTAATATCATATCTAAGCCAATAGCTTCCAAACCTAGCATCTATATATGATTCTACAGGATAAACAATAGACCATCCATGTGATCCAAATACTGCACCTTGTAATTCTTGTTTTGCATCTTCTATTTTTAGAAAAACTGGTTTATTAACATTTAAATAGTCACCTTTATCGACATTATCACAAGAAACTAATGATATACTTAATAAAATTAAAGTAATATATATAAGAAAATTTTTCATCTTTTTCTACATTCCTTTCGCTTCGCTCAAGGCGCAAACAAGTTATGAAAAAATGTTGTGCCTATCCTTATTTTATAATTCTTATATGGAATAGCTATACACTACAGAGCACGGAGGGAGGAGTGGCGAATTTATTTGGACCCCGTATATTTATATGTACCGTCATCCTTTCAAACACAAACAAGTGGGACATTGAGCCCGGACTCTTATCATTGGTAATAAACCTTGTTTATTTTATCGCAAGATGACAGTCAATGTTGCTATTCCTATTATATTAAGGTGGTGATACTTATGATGAGGCTTACTTACCTCATCTGTTGTGGCCTTGATGTCCACAAAAATATTATCGTTGCAACCATCGTTACTACTGAAAAAATGGAATATCAGAGTACAATCAGAAATCTTTTTCTACCATCAACTCCAATATTCAAAAATTTCACGACTGTTAATTGAAAATGACTGTTATCATGTCTGTATGGAATCCACTGGCAAGTATTGGATTCCTATTTTAAATTACCTAGAGAATGACATTGAGATATGTCTAACATACCCAAAGTATATCAAAACACTTAAATGCAAGAAAACTGACAAAAAGGATTCTAAATGGATTGCTGACCTCTACAAATATGATTTAGTCAGATGTTCTTTTATCCCACCAAAAGACTTCCGTCAGCTTCGTGAATTGGCACGATACCGTTTTAAACTAGTTTGTATGAAATCTTCAAAAAAAAACGTATTCAAAACTGTATGACCATCTCCAATATTGGTATATCCAGCATCCTTTCTGAACCTTTTGGCAAAACTGCTACAGACATAATGTCCTACTTACTTAAAAATACTTCGGATTCAATTGATGACAAAGCAGTCCGAAAACTTATCAAAAAAGAGCAACAGCCAAATCTGATGAAATCATTGAAGCTATCAAGGGTTATAATATCGAAACCAATCAAGCAAAAAAACTGGAACTAGCCAGAGGTCATCTTGATCATCTGGATCATATGGTCACTCAAACTGAGGTTGAACTTTATGTCAGAATCAAACCTTATTATGAATTTTTGAACTATATATCTTCACTTCCTGATGTAACTCAACTCAATGCTACCATAATCCTTGCCGATATTGGTGTAAATATTAATATCTTTGATGATGCAAAACATCTTTGTTCCTGGTGTGGATTATCTCCTTCCAACAATGAATCTGACGGGGAAAATAAATCTGTACGTATTACAAAAGTCGGCGCTTATCTAAAACTAATGATTGTTCAATGTGCTCTTGCCGCAATTAAGAATAAAAAACAGCCTTATTTTGCAATCAAATACTGTTGCATAAAAAAACGACGTGGTCACAAAAAAGCAATAATCGCAATAGCAAGGATGATGATGGTTTCTACCTATCACATAATTTATAAAAAACAACCTTTTAACCTAACTGATTATGAGGAACTGTTGGACCCTCATTACCAAAATCCAAAAGTTGTACTTAATGATGCAAAAGTTTTTGTTTACCCTGAAGCTCAAGGCTTCGATACTTCATTATTAGTGAAATGCAACGATAACTAATAATGCTTTCTTAATACTTAAAAAACAGGGGTTTTATAGAACCCTTAGTTAAAGTCGCCTTGAAATCCACTTTATTTTTCACTCTTACAGCTCCCTATTTTTATAATTTAGACGCTTATTTATTAATATTTCATTACTACTAAAAATATTTTATAAAACTCTAATTACTACTCTACATAAATATTACCTCTCGTTTAAGGCTGATTAATTTTTAAAAATAATTACCTAATAGTCTTATAACTCTTTTGGGTTCTCCTGGGTATCTTTCCGATGCCCTTATATTGTCATCAAAAAAGTTTACTCCCGATCTCCCTGTTATTAATGCATCTCTAGTACCACTCGGCATACCAACAAACCACGCATGACCCGTTATTACAGCTGAATGCCTCCAGTTATTGATTCTACTTGAATAAAATTGTATCAAATCTCCTGTTTGATATGGCATATTATTTTGAGAAACAAAAGTATATGCAAAAGACTCACCAATAGGCCCTCTAGTAACATTTTTTCTTGTAATAAAAGTATGAAAATTAGGAACACCAGCCCAAGAGTAACTTCTTTGGCTTAAATTAACGTAGTACCAACCAGTAGATGGGGTATTATTGTTATAAACGCTTGCTCCACCAGCTAACAAAGCATGAGAAACAAAATTTGTACAATCCCAAGCTTCTGGTATTTGTGAAAAGTCATAGTAAAAAACACCACTTCCACCGCTTTGTGGGTTAACTTTATTATAATTATTTCTTGCCCAAGTCACAATATTACTTCTATTAAGTGGAAATGCTGGAGGATTTGATGTAAGTTCATATGAATGTTGATATATTTCATCAGATTGAATCATCTTATCATATTCATTATCTATTTGTTCAATAAGGTCGTTAACTCTACTTTCTAAATTTGAAAAGGCTGTTATCTTTTGATTATTATTTTTTATATTTAATTTAACATCGTATTCATACCCCTTCATAAATACATCATAATAATCTAAAGCTACATAAATGTTTTCAACTTTATTATCATTATTAACAATAATTTCAATTTCCTCTCCATATGAAGAGTCAAACTTCGCACCGTCATATCTAAATTTTACTACAACTGCATATCTGTAATATGTTTTGTCTCCCATTTGATTTTTTTCCAACAACTCCGTATTTACACTATAATTTGTCTTGTATGAGCTAATCTTTTCCTTAATATGTTCATTTACTTTAATTTTTCCCTCTGCATAAGCATACACTTCATCATTTGAAAAATCTTGCTTTGCTATACTTTCATTAAATATATCCTTTGATTGATAATATTGCACAATAAATTTTTCTATATCAAAATCATAATTCCTTTTTTCAATTGCTCCAAGACTTATAGAATTAATTATCAATATTATTACCATAGCTGACATAAATAAGTGTTTTTTTTTCATAAATATTTTCTCCTTTATTCTAATTTTTATTATACGCAGAATTTTGTAATTAGAGTTTTATATAATATTTTTTTGTGACACTCTTATTTTTTTGTACTACTCCCAAACATTAATAAACTGTCACTAGTTCCTTTTAATAAACTTATAGCTTTACTTACATATGTTATTTGTTCAGCCGCCAATACAGCCAAGCTCAAAAAATTAATTCTTACATATGATTCATTTTTGTACCTTATATCTGTAGCGTCATATCTTTCTCTTAAGCTTTCTCCCCTACAATCATCTTATTATTTATTTGTATCGTATTATTAGGTGTTGTAAAATATTCTCTAAAATATGATATATTTTACAAATTTTGTTTTTATTGAATTTTGTAATGTATTGATTACTAATTAAGCGTTTAGCTATATTTATCAATATTTCTTGTATTTCCCCTTTAACTAGATCTTAGTTTAGCAAATTCGCTCTCTACTTTCAAATTATACATGTTATAAAAATCAAGCAAGAGATTGTCTTGCATTTTTTAAATTCATTTATTTTTTAAACTTTAAATTTTTTTCACCTTTGTCTGATGTTTTTTACAATAAATCCCTCCTTATACAAGAGAGCTTTTTTATCTATCTCAAAAAAAACTGTCTCTTTTGATAATCTAAACCTCTCCTTTATTTTTCTAACTATTAATTTCATTTAAATTAGTACATTTTGTATTTTAACATTTTTTTCGGAACTCGTCAATTAATTTCTTTATTACTCACACAAAACAGTTTAAGTATAATCATATAATCATAAGGGACGGTCCTTTTTGATTTTTCAGTCTTTTAATTGATATAGTTTTTAATACTTCTATAATAAACGTAATACTAATTGATAATTCAATGCATTTAATTGGGAGGATTATATGTCAAGAACCGCTCGACAAGAAAATGGTTCAGGATATTATCACGTTATATTGAGAGGAAATAACAAGTCTTGGATTACCAAAAAAAAAATTAATACATTAGATTAATTGAGTTATTTGAATCGATAGGGACTGTCCGAGACCAGTGAAAAAGGGGATGATTTTCTCCTTGTTTCACTGGTTAACTTAAAGGAATTGGTTATTTCGATTGTTTTTTATTAAAATTTCTATATATATGTAAAAATCAAAGGATATTATCCCTACTATCCTCTTAATATTTACCGCTATTGCAGCTAGTTTTGATTGTTTCGACACACTTAATAGGCCATAGCCTCTAGCTCGGCTTAGCCCGTGAAACCTCTTCAATTCAGTATTTTTCCCTTCTATTGAAGCACGTTTTTTGTGTTTTTCTAAAAACTCGTCTGACTTTTGATACTGCGAGATTTCATAAAATTCAGGTCATCTAATATTTCTTTTGCTTGTTCAATGGCTTTTTGAGTTTCACTTTTCTCATCCTTGTTTGCTTTTTACCCACCTTTCTCTATGACTTATTCTAAATAATTTTTCATAATCATTTATGCCTGTAAAATCAACGTATATTTATATTTTACATAAATAGTTTTGTATCTTTTGCTTGTTTTTTCAAGAACTTTTTCACTGGTCTTAGACAG
The genomic region above belongs to Natranaerovirga hydrolytica and contains:
- a CDS encoding SurA N-terminal domain-containing protein, with the translated sequence MKKTKFNVFIITILCILVWGSINLMGHLNDEIIIATVNGEPIEKHTIDNMKETYEINGSSISEKELLDRVIEHKVLEQVARKMQIEVSDDVVDDYIKEAKIVIQEDEEIYDFHTSYLQEWDISDDAYWEMMWEDYKTLLSLGELRKEVLSNESILMNGPMSSELRKEKEVIWNDFVRNEMEKANIEYID
- a CDS encoding IS110 family transposase is translated as MESTGKYWIPILNYLENDIEICLTYPKYIKTLKCKKTDKKDSKWIADLYKYDLVRCSFIPPKDFRQLRELARYRFKLVCMKSSKKNVFKTV
- a CDS encoding transposase — protein: MVTQTEVELYVRIKPYYEFLNYISSLPDVTQLNATIILADIGVNINIFDDAKHLCSWCGLSPSNNESDGENKSVRITKVGAYLKLMIVQCALAAIKNKKQPYFAIKYCCIKKRRGHKKAIIAIARMMMVSTYHIIYKKQPFNLTDYEELLDPHYQNPKVVLNDAKVFVYPEAQGFDTSLLVKCNDN
- a CDS encoding amidase domain-containing protein gives rise to the protein MKKKHLFMSAMVIILIINSISLGAIEKRNYDFDIEKFIVQYYQSKDIFNESIAKQDFSNDEVYAYAEGKIKVNEHIKEKISSYKTNYSVNTELLEKNQMGDKTYYRYAVVVKFRYDGAKFDSSYGEEIEIIVNNDNKVENIYVALDYYDVFMKGYEYDVKLNIKNNNQKITAFSNLESRVNDLIEQIDNEYDKMIQSDEIYQHSYELTSNPPAFPLNRSNIVTWARNNYNKVNPQSGGSGVFYYDFSQIPEAWDCTNFVSHALLAGGASVYNNNTPSTGWYYVNLSQRSYSWAGVPNFHTFITRKNVTRGPIGESFAYTFVSQNNMPYQTGDLIQFYSSRINNWRHSAVITGHAWFVGMPSGTRDALITGRSGVNFFDDNIRASERYPGEPKRVIRLLGNYF